GTGCTATGGGCATAACGGACAATGTCGAAGTCGAGTACGGGAGAAATATCTTTATCTCTCGTGTATGGCGTAGAAGCTTTGATACCGGTGGAAGGCGTTGCTGGTGAGGCTGGACTTTCCCGATGAACACAGGGACTTGGTATATGTGAGCATATGGCTAAATAGCAAATGATGGAAGGATATTATAATCGCGGGGCCAATTTCTGTTACTTCAAGTTAGGAGACTTGGTTTTGAAAATGGTGACTCAGAGCACCCGAAAAGTCAATGCTGGGAAACTGGGACCAACATGGGAAGGTCCTTACCGAGTTTCAGCTATCACCGGTAAAGGGTCGTATGAGTTGaaaaatcaagatggagtcaaattacccagcaattggaatgtgactcacctcaaaaggtattattgctgATGGATCCTACCAATATCGAAAGTATATGCTGCATTCTTTTTTCattcgtccagtttttgtcccaatcggatttttctggcaaggtttttaacgaggcagcgacGGAAAGCATACTATGAAGGATGCATCATCGGCAAGGGCAATACCTTTAAATATCAAGGCACAAAATTTTCACATTGATGGTGAACGGCTATGTGGATGGTTAAATAATATTTAGTTTGATGGAAAGCTTTGCCTTCCATAACTAAAAAAGGATTACTTAACCATTCACAAGTTATTTCCACGGGTAAAGTAGGACTTCCAGTGTTCGaattcgcattcgaacactggggagGGGGGGATAATATCTGATACAGCACCAGGAGTGACACGAAAATCAGGACCTGCGAGAATTGGGATCAATATTTCATCAAGACCGGGGACTGCATGACTAgtccccgtagaaataagttataaaagttagccacatgtattggaaattttatttatttaagcaaATGAATGACCTGTGTACTTTTAAAATAGAGGGAATcaaataaagtccttttatttttatcttatttctcaaATGATGAGTTAATTTTATCGTTTCAAAGTTaacaaaaacttcaaatgcttgtaTCGGAATGAACAGGAGATGTCCttttcaagagcaccgtaaatataaTGGTCCTCTCTTATGAAACGCTCATAGTAAAAGGTAGGTTCCGGAAGAGTTTATGCCCGCAATCAAAAGCTATCAGATAAAAAAATATACCTGAAGCTTTAATCGACTAAACATAAAAGGAATATTTTTGCACAACATTCAAGTAAAaaaatctttatttatttatcaagtGCCAAACTCGGTGAAGGGTTTGGAATtattacaaaatacaaaaaaaaaaagaagttatacTTCATTGCCGCTAGAACCCGAAAGGAGAGATGGATTTACATTTCCCCCGGTAGAGGAAGGCGGGTTCACTACCAGTTCAGGACCTTCATCTTCTTTAGTCTCCCTTTTAGTTTCTAAGTAATCGAAACCAGTACTCCAAGAGTCAGTCGCAGCGGGCCAAACAGGAAGATTTTGGCAAGCAGATACTCCAGTTCCCGGGCCTAGGCAATGCAATAGTCTATGTTGGCGATgcccgctttggcctcttccaaggtatTCCTGTTCATATGATATATGGCATAGGACTTCTCGAAGACGATGCAATCCTCTTGATCTTGGAGTTTGGCCTGAAGTTTATTGATTTTGGACTGGAGCTCTTCTCTTTTAGACTTCTTGGCGCTAAGGCGGGCGTCGAGCTCAACATTTGTAGTTGAGTGAAGACGGTTTTGGTCCATGGCCCTCTTAAGCCTCTCTTACATCCGGGCCCTCTTCTCCTCGGCAGCATTGGCTTCCTCAGATTTGGAGTATAAGTTGGCCTTCAAGTTATTCATTTTCTCCTCGAAGGCAGACTCGCGCTCGGCGGCAGCGATGGAAGCATCGTGAAGTTCGTCCCACTTAGCCTTAGTTTCCTGAATCTTTTCATGTAATTGAGCAGCTTCTTGGCTATAGGCCATTCTATCTTGTACGCTCTGCTgcaaccgagcctcaagctcaTCCATCTCTACAGATTTTGCCTCCAGCACCGGGAGACGCGTATCAAGTGGTTCTTCTCACccaaaagttgatcccgctcGGAAGCAAGCCCTTGTTTATCAAGGATCAACCTTTGAAAGCCCTCAGAAACAAGGAGGTTGGCCTAGAAAGAAGAAATTAGAATTAAAGCTATCATTGCAGCGTatacatataaaaaaataaagagatgGAGGAAAACTAGTAGAATACCTGTGCTGCACTATGCATGCTGTTGTTTATCAGGCATTCCTCAGAAAGGGAGTTCATTTCCTTCCAATCTTTCTCCGAAACCAGTGGCTTCAAATAATTCACAAGCTCCACCGGCTTGGATAAAATATGACACTCTTTTAAAACAGAAAGACTGGCACTTCTCCTCCCTTGAGGATCTGGGGAAGGGGCTGAATAATCATGTCCCAAGTTCCCGTGGTCAGGAGACCGAGGAGGAGAAGAACCTCTTTCTCAATCAGCTGATACCGGTAGAGTAGAGGCAGTTGCTATTGGCGAAGGAGCAGCTAGTGTCGATGGACGTAAAGCTATAGGGGTAGAAGGAGAAGAATCAGTTATGGCAGAGGAAGTGTTGTTTGTTATTTGTTCAATGGTTGGGGGCAGGAGAGGCTTAGGATCCGAACTCCTCTGACCGGAAATAACAATCGAGGCCGGGAAGCGATAATCAACATTCTCGACCAAGCCCATCTCACTCCAAAGGGCCTCAACTTCATCTGATATCCGATTTCGAAGCTCCCCcggttgagctgatgaagatccTTTTCTCCTTAAAAGGGAAGCCTCTTCATCACTGGCTTCCCCTCATCAACGAGGACCACTGTGGCCGGCTTGGATGGCATTTTCCTTGCTCTCTTCTCTTGAGCCCCAGCCGAGGAGGTGTGTCTTCTCTTCGGTTTCTTGTTCTCGGGGTGGGGACTCTAAGAGGAGGCATCTTCACCGGTGGCTCTATCAGATCCGCGAGCTCTCAAGGGAATTTTCCAACACCCTCCTGGCCTCATCGGTGTCAACTAAGGCGTCGACCTCGGGGCAGATGACAGAGCCCCTCGAAAGTCCTGCATCGGACCAAAACATAGAGTTAGCAGTTTGTTCATAAAGATTTCTTATGTTCGAGCAAGGGTAAAAGGAATGGTGTTTTGACTTACCAAGGtgcttggccttccacccgtatttgggGGCCATTTCCTTCCACCGACGGGATTCTGGAGTCgtgattttcaaaattttctgaaTCCACTGGTCTAGGCCTTGAACCCTTGATGGTTCCCATCGGGTAACTGAAACAAAAGAAACATGAAAATCAGCAACAACGGGaaataatattttcacaaaagGAAGGAAGTGAATGAGCGAAAACTTACAAAAGCGATTCCACGACTCAGAAAAAGTTGGAGTTGTGGCCAGGTTGATGTCCCTGGTAGCAATGACGATGAATCGTTCCATCCATCCACGATCGTTGTCATCATCTATGCTGGTGAGGAGAGTATGGTGGCCATGATTACTGAGGTTTAGTACTCCCCCACGGAAAACCTTAAGAGAGTAAAGGTTCATTATGTGTGAAAGAGTTAGGGTTTTTCCGGTCTCCGTGCACAACTGACGAAGGCAAGCCACCGCCTGCCATATAGATGGGCCCGCTTGTGCTAAGCAGACCTGATATCGGTGGCAGAATTTCAAAATTATTGGGTCGAGTCCTTCACTCTATCCCAAAGAGTAcggacccaatgtgaagggataCGTATAAACATATGCAAAACCCTCCTTAGAGTAGGTAACTCGCTCTACCATGTCTAGGGCAAGGATCTCAATGTTTGGGTAGTTGCAGTCCTCCTTCATAGTGGGAATACTAGAAGGGCGAATGGAGGAGGGATACCTACTAACTGGCCAAGTTCgagaagatgcagaaggagtcttCTCTTGAAGGTCGTTCGCCTTGTTGAATTGAAGAGGTATGATTGTGCTAACAGTGGAAGGATAAGACTCAACGTCAACCTCctgatttttgtttttcttcggGCCTCTGCCGTAGAAAAGACCGGCATTACCGAGGGAAGCAGTGTATGAAGACATGATGGTATAAGGTTTGTAAAGGATAATTTCTTGCTGAGAAAGTTAAAGGAGATGGAAAAGTTTCTAAGCAGATGCAGAGAGGAAGAAATGCTTATGAAAATTATGAAAGTGGAGAAGTAAAAATGGTGAGTAGCAGAGAAGTTATAGACAGCAAAAAtcatggtcatgattacctcgaaAACTGACAAAAATATTTGCTGAATCGAGGGGCAACACGTGTTCGGAGTATTAAATGCGAGAAGACGTGCGTCCTTTCAAGCGTCAGAGACTGTTCAGAAACTTTTCCGCCAAGAAAGGAATCTTCACCTATTTCCCGGTAACACTAAGTTATGTCACcaaaaagtagggggactatctgtatggggtaaaattagTTGATAGCAGATGGTCAAATGGTAATATGACACGTGAAAACTGAAGATAGGCAAAGGACGAGTCGGGGAACAACCAATAATGATACAATGAGTGTGGCTGGTACCGGATAGACTCCGAAGGGAGAGTAGTCGACGGGAGAAGCTCAAGGGTTTGCCATTGGGTAGCATTCAATAAGGGAATATTCACTAACACTAAATGAGCGACCGctgcagagaatatttgcatCCATGGCATGCCGTTACTTGTTCATcaatgactcttttattattattgaagaggagcttgatcctaggatcttattTCCCTAGGTAAAGATATAAATAGCAGGCTCAGCAGCCATTGTAGGACATGAAAATTTTTGCATATAAAAGTTTTATTTTACTACTTTTGCTCTTAATTTAACTACTTTATTTGccttttatcattattttcactTTTGCTCTTGGAGACACTGCATTCGGAGCCAGACTCgttatcttcttcaatttcaattgcTAATCTTAATATTAATCTTGTCTTTCTATCATTTTTTGGATCAAATAAATTCGCTTGTATATAAACCCCGTAACATATTTAACTGTATCGTTTTGCGGGTAAATAAGATCACCATACTTTCTCATGGGTCACCTCTCCTCCTTCCCATTAAGCTATGacaaaacaggaaaagaaacaaaaaagaatcgggtaaaataatttaagcaactCCTGTCTTGGTGTGAAAATTTTGGGAGCAGATCTCCAAGTCTCACACACATGCTTTCAGGATAATCTAAGCAGCAGACATACACCCGAATTTCACCTCTGGTTGAGAGGTGAAATAGAGTTTTTTACTTTtaggttgttttttttttttgggtttggggggggggggggagttgggTCGGGTACAGGTTAATAGCTAAATGAATCGGGGGAAAACAATGGTTGGGCCATTTTAATTTAGGGAAGCCACGTGACGGTCCATCCAATTGAGGGGTATTGTTGAACCATAGTATAACGGTAGGGACTCAAATAACCAAATAGTATAACGGGAGATATTCTTAAACTATTTTCAAAAGTACAACGATATATTTGACCATTTTTCGATATTTGATTTGCATCATGAAACTCAGTGAGCTGCATTAACAATATCAAGTAACTTTTATGggaatatgtattattttatacgAGATAGAATATAGGATATACAAGTATACGAGAAATACTTGAATAAGAGTATTTAGAGATAAAAATCACTTTGACGCATGCTCTTCTAATTGATgactcaagatgttctttattgGGTCACACAAACCTGATTGTTTTGAAAATTAAGTAACATCCATATAGCgtactttctttttgtaataggATCAAACCATTTTGTGATATCAGAGAACCAGTTCCGAAGATATATCATCATATGTCTTACGTCGGAATAATCAATAATATACGGTGATTCATTTAAAGTTAACAATTGTTGCACCATAACAATTCATGTACATTGGCGATTCCTACATTATTACTCGGTACGCTAATCCTTTACTTATAATATTGCTTACCATATAATAATTCATACATTAGAATCTTCACGTAACTAATCTATAAGTTAAATGACCCTCAATGCGAGAAATTAAGTTGCTTATCCTCGGCTATTTGTTTGACCAATTTGAAACATTGTAATACAACTCATGCCAGACATTGATAAGGGCGACTTGTTATTGCACATCTAATGTTAGACCTTCAACCTTGAATAGGTAGATACAGGCATACGACAAATTCTTGATTGCTAAATGCTTGTGCCTAGTGATCAACCTAAAAATAACATGTCTTTCCTTCATCAAATGCTTGGTGCTACAAATCCCAATGGCAAATCTAAGAAACCTCAACTACATTTATGTCAGCTGAAAAGAAGCATCAAATGATGAAAGAATGATATTTTACAGTCAACTGTGAAGTGAAAGTCAGTCTTAATGGCCATTGTTGCATAGTCCGCGTTGATGTTTGAATTGACTATATATCAAGGAGATATTTTAGGCGGTTGTGTTTAGTCTTCATGATAGAGTGTCTTCCTATTCTCCAGCTTTGCGCATCTGCAACGATAGGTAGTAGCCCTTTCTAACACACTAATAAGGCTTCCTTCTGCTGAACTAGGCAATGACATCTCCTTTCTGGATCAAGGCAGCAACAATTTCCTTTCTATTTTCCAGAAGCATCTCTCGGTCTCTAAACGAACTCTTGAGAGAAAACAGGGAGGGTCAACACTGCTGGCACTGCGGTTACAACAGCCTTCAGAGATTCAAAAGCTTGGTTGGCTCCTGACTCCACTGAGAGCTATCCTTGTTCAATAGATTGGTTTGAGATCTAATATGATCATGCCCATTTATGAAAGACATAATAGTCAATTAACTGGGCATGGCAATGGGGTGAGGCAAGGCTTGGAATAGTTTAGTGCTACGGGTGGGGGGAAGCTCTAAGCAAAGCAATGAATGCAACACATTTCAGAAGTTAGAGAGCATTTTCATATAGGAACTTGTATTCAAAGTCCCTCTATTGGGATCTTTGGCTATCAAAAGGCCTGACTCTTAATTCTTCTAGGACCATTTTGGAATTCCTTCCAAAGTCTTCGAATTATCTTTATGGATAGTGTCATTGCATCAATTCATATGATGTCATGAGCTAATGGTCCCCTTTTCCTGGCCTCACACCTGCCATCACATTTGTGGTAAGACTCACTATTATCAATCTACAAAGACCCTATTTCATTCAATAAGCTTAATCACCAAGAAATAAGCAAATCGCTTTGCAGAGAGTACTTAGGGTGCCTGTACTAACATTTGGAAGTACTTTTACAGTGTTTGATAAATACCCGAAAGCACTTACTACAAAGTACAAACAAACTTTATGGCCAAAACATTCAGTTTTacatgttttggtaatcaagtTCTTTTAGATAGGAATGAACTTTTATATCTTGACGACCAAAGTAACAGTTAACTTTGTTTTGTTTCTCTCTAATGCATCTATGAAAAATCACTGCCACACACAAGTACTTTAACCAACTAGCATGAGATAATCAAATCTGAAACTCATCAACCATTTCTACAATTCATATAGAACGTTGGAAGAGATCTCTTACGTCTGATCATGAAAAGAAGTTTCTTTTGATTTGGACTTGGAACCATTGATGCTTCCCAATCGTTTTACACCAGTTGCCCATCTCTCCATGTCCTCTTTCACTTCCCATATCTTGCTTTCTGTTTCCCAATCCCATATTCTCTTGATGGTTGAGAATAAACCTCTGTCGCACTTTGTGTTCATACCTGAATGCTATATGATAAATTCACCATAAACAAGACAAAGAAAATCAGAAACTAGCTCGATCAACCAGCAGACTTGCTTGAAGAACTTGTCTTTGGAGTAGTCAACGCTAGATGTGGGTATTAATTCCTGGGCCAATTTGATaagtttaaatgtttaaaagctTTTCTCAGGGTGcctaaaagagtaaaaatgatcaTGATAACAAACTCAATTAATGGATGTAACTGAATAACTTTGATGTTGTATGGATTTGGCAAAGCTGCTTCTTCTCATTGAGTTGTGAGGAGGAAAAacacaccaacaacaacaacccagtataatcccactagtggggtctggggaggatcgtgtgtacgcagaccttacccctaccttggggtagagaggttgtttccgatagaccctcggctccctccctccaagaactccccaccttgctcttggggtgactcgaactcacaacctcttggttgggagtggagggtgctcaccactagaacAACCCTCTCTTACTAGGAAAAACACACCAACTGACTCAAAATTTCAGATCAGAATTGAAATAAGACTGggattaaaaaaaattgtatttacCTCTCGAGAGGAAGTCGATATAACCAACAACCCATCTGAATGATCTGGGCATCCAGAATTCAATATGAGAGGTTGTTTTACAGCAATGCCTGCCATCTCGACATCAAGAAATCCAAATTCCACCATCCTTTTCAGCACTCTAGCTTGGAAGGTCTTTCCTCTAAGGACATCACACCAAGGTTTTATATTTTCAGACAAGAAATAAAATGCAGAAGTACCCCATTAGAACAGCAGAAGCAGTCAGGACCAGAAGAAGCTATGTTCGCCAAGGAAAAAGTAAGTAACAAAGTTATATGAGCTACAAAACCTGCTACAATCCCTGAACGGTGACCGGAGTTCTGGCGCTGGTATCATTGCTGCAAGCATAGCACATTCCCCCAAGCTAAGAAGAGATATATGCTtcccaaaataaaattttgatgcaGATTGAATACCATAAATGCCATGTCCCCAATATATCTGGTTTGTCATAGGCTCTGTTAAATTTTCACGCATAACAATAAGAAAACCAAAATAGATTACAGGACATGTCATGGGGGGACAAACATGATATTTGTATCCATCTCATTTAGTCGATGTATTTACCAAGAAAGGTCATTTTGCATTCCTCAGTTTTTTCTCATCCCAAGCCACAACCGACCGTAAAcgaattaagaaaaaataaattaatctgAAGAAAGAAACAAAAGCAAAATGCATTTATTTTCCAGTCCCTGAAGTAATTTATGAATGAAGTTAAGATAGCAACGAATGAAGAGGTGCTTGACCTTACACAAATAAGCACTCAAGATTTCCATTTTTGAGATTTTTCCCTCTAGTGCTAAAGCCAGAATCATCTCAACAATCTTCCTCAAGAATGTGCGTTCATTCTTCAAGAATGAGTTTTTGACAAGCTGCCACAGGTAAGAAGTTTACAATGAATAAGCAGAAATACACGACTTACCTGAAAAAGAGTCTAATAGCACACACAGAAAGTCACACCCTTGCCCTTCCAATAAATAGAACTAAATGGCAGGTAAATAATGGGAATTAAGAACAATTTATTGTGGTAGACAACATCGTTTTCTAAGTAGAGAAGCAGAAACTTAAGATTGATTATT
The nucleotide sequence above comes from Nicotiana tabacum cultivar K326 chromosome 12, ASM71507v2, whole genome shotgun sequence. Encoded proteins:
- the LOC107785481 gene encoding uncharacterized protein LOC107785481 isoform X2, which encodes MLAAMIPAPELRSPFRDCSRGKTFQARVLKRMVEFGFLDVEMAGIAVKQPLILNSGCPDHSDGLLVISTSSREHSGMNTKCDRGLFSTIKRIWDWETESKIWEVKEDMERWATGVKRLGSINGSKSKSKETSFHDQTSQTNLLNKDSSQWSQEPTKLLNL
- the LOC107785481 gene encoding uncharacterized protein LOC107785481 isoform X1; amino-acid sequence: MTNQIYWGHGIYGIQSASKFYFGKHISLLSLGECAMLAAMIPAPELRSPFRDCSRGKTFQARVLKRMVEFGFLDVEMAGIAVKQPLILNSGCPDHSDGLLVISTSSREHSGMNTKCDRGLFSTIKRIWDWETESKIWEVKEDMERWATGVKRLGSINGSKSKSKETSFHDQTSQTNLLNKDSSQWSQEPTKLLNL